Proteins encoded by one window of Desulfovibrio inopinatus DSM 10711:
- the rbr gene encoding rubrerythrin — MKSLKGSQTEKNILTAFAGESQARNRYVYFAKQAKKDGFEQISFIFDETAEQEVMHAKRLFQFLEGGEVEICAAFPAGVIADTRSNLLAAAAGEHYETTEMYPGFAKIAHEEGYEEVATTFEKIAVAEAYHEQRYVELAGNIENDRVFKRAEPVKWRCRKCGYIHEGTMPPQKCPACQHPMSYYEIAQHNW; from the coding sequence ATGAAGTCACTGAAAGGAAGTCAGACTGAAAAAAATATTCTCACAGCCTTTGCCGGTGAATCGCAGGCCCGCAATCGGTATGTGTATTTTGCCAAACAAGCCAAAAAAGATGGTTTTGAGCAAATTAGTTTCATTTTTGATGAAACAGCGGAGCAGGAAGTGATGCATGCCAAACGGCTTTTTCAGTTTCTTGAAGGTGGAGAAGTTGAGATTTGTGCTGCATTTCCAGCCGGAGTCATTGCCGATACCCGGTCCAATCTGCTTGCGGCCGCTGCGGGCGAACATTACGAAACGACCGAAATGTATCCCGGCTTTGCGAAAATAGCCCATGAAGAAGGCTACGAAGAAGTGGCCACGACATTTGAAAAAATTGCTGTTGCCGAAGCCTATCACGAACAACGCTACGTTGAACTGGCCGGCAATATTGAAAATGATCGTGTTTTCAAACGTGCCGAGCCGGTGAAATGGCGCTGCCGTAAGTGTGGGTATATCCACGAAGGAACCATGCCTCCACAAAAGTGTCCGGCTTGCCAGCACCCCATGTCGTATTACGAAATCGCTCAGCACAACTGGTAA
- a CDS encoding transglycosylase SLT domain-containing protein, with protein MNDSQYFPFPRTDQDERPWLLGLRLQTITRQYAMVVASFVLMMTLAGGSQSFAASYTLPQSPRNVPLPSSTKPLCSSPNTRLFPSPLPQAQALRAGIERYLQGQLSRAQQELAKTATEVGPLQAYILYYQGLCEFKLGRFQYALNTFDRAAQSPGKELLRRDLLFLRALCLEYLARYKAALARYQSWLAQSGNSLRAYVQLRAAVCASRIGQSKTAANLLETCLKTYPWTNSAAAATTLAHELHTQGTIAFNPNAETVQRKMLTRLIDRGKGQDALQLADKLLKTTADRNRILYYKGKALYRLRKTRKSIETLEHVVRSAPQSGLAPWALYHQAKGYWRYGKETDEADMESALQRVLAMNPSDARVVHASRKLLMLYLIEHARFAEALKQADILVATAGPKTAKQAQWLGAILPLALGRPSQAVERLAAYTSIASGAEEQGAVHYFSGKALMANNQLHHAAAQFKYTALTWPNTYYGYESARLLAQLRDTANIDPHAVKPVAPIPGAPRCPTSTNFDPGIAATTPASNRALVLESVGLNTLALPEWEAASRAKPHDGGLACQSARLAATMGKHMDAARPLWRTFGGCLFRGSPEGLMPIRSILYPQQYASDIIANLQGTDIDPTIISSLIRQESYFNPSAVSGVGAIGLMQIMPATGKTIASWLKDRSYSRNKLFNPAFNLRYGITYFKRRFSRYNAIVPTLCSYNAGFKKADVWNAHLGNLDQDLFIAFIPYTETRNYVRRILNNATMYRRLW; from the coding sequence ATGAATGATTCTCAGTATTTCCCATTTCCTAGGACAGATCAAGACGAGCGCCCTTGGCTCCTGGGGCTTAGATTACAAACTATCACACGGCAATACGCTATGGTGGTGGCGAGCTTCGTGCTCATGATGACGCTCGCCGGAGGCTCCCAAAGCTTTGCTGCTTCGTACACCCTTCCGCAGTCCCCCCGAAATGTACCTCTCCCTTCGTCAACAAAACCGCTCTGCTCATCCCCGAATACCAGGCTTTTTCCTTCCCCACTCCCGCAAGCCCAGGCTTTGCGGGCTGGGATCGAACGCTATCTGCAAGGACAATTGAGCAGAGCTCAACAGGAACTCGCGAAAACGGCTACAGAAGTTGGCCCGCTTCAAGCCTACATTCTCTATTATCAAGGACTCTGCGAATTCAAACTGGGACGTTTTCAATACGCATTGAATACATTTGATCGTGCGGCTCAATCTCCAGGAAAAGAACTCTTACGCCGAGATCTACTTTTCTTACGTGCTCTATGTCTTGAATATCTTGCGCGTTACAAAGCAGCCCTCGCCCGCTATCAAAGTTGGCTTGCTCAGTCAGGAAACAGTCTCCGCGCATACGTTCAATTGCGTGCCGCTGTCTGTGCCAGCCGCATCGGTCAGTCCAAAACGGCTGCGAATTTGCTGGAAACCTGCCTGAAAACCTATCCTTGGACCAATTCGGCAGCAGCCGCTACGACGCTTGCTCATGAGTTGCACACACAAGGAACGATTGCATTCAATCCCAATGCCGAAACGGTCCAACGAAAGATGCTCACACGCCTTATCGATCGGGGTAAAGGGCAAGACGCCTTACAACTCGCCGACAAATTGCTGAAAACCACCGCAGACCGCAATCGTATTTTGTATTATAAAGGGAAAGCGCTCTATCGACTCCGCAAAACTCGAAAGTCCATTGAGACATTGGAACACGTCGTTAGATCGGCTCCGCAATCAGGCCTTGCTCCCTGGGCACTGTACCACCAGGCAAAAGGATATTGGCGATACGGAAAAGAAACTGACGAAGCCGACATGGAAAGTGCGCTGCAACGCGTCCTTGCCATGAATCCATCGGACGCACGAGTTGTTCATGCTTCACGCAAACTGTTAATGCTCTATCTCATTGAACATGCCCGCTTTGCTGAAGCATTGAAACAAGCTGATATTCTTGTGGCTACAGCTGGCCCGAAAACCGCCAAACAAGCGCAATGGCTCGGTGCAATTCTGCCTCTTGCCTTGGGAAGACCAAGTCAAGCTGTTGAACGCTTGGCTGCCTATACTTCCATTGCCTCGGGAGCAGAGGAACAAGGAGCTGTCCACTACTTTTCCGGCAAAGCCCTCATGGCCAATAACCAACTTCACCATGCTGCGGCACAATTCAAATATACTGCGCTCACCTGGCCCAATACATACTATGGCTATGAAAGTGCTCGCCTCCTCGCTCAATTACGCGACACGGCCAACATCGATCCGCATGCTGTCAAACCGGTTGCTCCCATCCCAGGCGCACCACGATGCCCCACATCGACGAATTTCGATCCTGGCATCGCTGCAACAACACCGGCATCGAATAGAGCTCTTGTTCTCGAATCCGTAGGCCTGAACACATTGGCACTGCCCGAATGGGAAGCCGCATCGCGAGCCAAGCCCCACGACGGAGGTCTTGCCTGTCAGAGTGCCCGACTCGCCGCTACCATGGGGAAGCATATGGACGCTGCTCGTCCTCTGTGGCGTACTTTCGGAGGATGCCTCTTTCGCGGTTCTCCTGAAGGCCTTATGCCCATCCGCTCCATCTTGTATCCACAACAATACGCTTCAGACATCATTGCCAATCTTCAGGGAACAGACATCGACCCAACCATTATTTCTTCCCTGATTAGACAAGAAAGCTATTTCAACCCTTCCGCTGTATCAGGGGTCGGTGCCATAGGATTAATGCAAATTATGCCAGCGACAGGAAAAACCATTGCTTCCTGGCTCAAGGATCGTTCCTATAGCCGTAACAAACTCTTCAATCCCGCATTCAATCTTCGCTACGGCATCACCTACTTCAAACGCCGATTCTCTCGTTATAATGCAATTGTCCCAACGTTATGCAGTTACAACGCCGGATTCAAAAAGGCCGACGTTTGGAATGCCCACCTCGGAAACCTCGATCAAGACTTGTTCATCGCCTTCATTCCCTATACGGAAACACGTAATTATGTCCGGCGCATTCTCAACAATGCGACAATGTATAGACGCTTATGGTGA
- a CDS encoding ParA family protein: protein MRTIAVVNQKGGVGKTTSVVNIGAGLTRLGYSVLLIDLDPQSHLTLSLSVEPDETRATMFDVLSDSAKLHQAIVDVEGMHLVPASLDLAQVDAVFSATSNWEFLLADALVDLPPVDFLLFDCPPNLGLLTVMSLCAAREVFIPLQPEFLALHGLGKLAETVGAVKQRLNPPLEITGIIATRYQKRKKLNREVIVKIREYFGDILFTTKIRDNIAVAEAPSFGQDIFRYSPHSNGALDYINLCREIAAQSGRNDMSAP from the coding sequence ATGCGTACCATCGCCGTTGTTAACCAGAAAGGCGGGGTTGGCAAGACCACCTCTGTCGTAAATATCGGGGCTGGCCTGACTCGATTGGGATATTCCGTACTGTTGATCGACCTCGACCCCCAGTCCCATCTGACTCTGTCGCTCAGTGTAGAACCTGACGAGACGCGAGCCACAATGTTCGATGTGTTATCCGACTCGGCGAAGCTTCATCAAGCTATTGTTGATGTCGAAGGGATGCACCTCGTTCCTGCGTCTTTGGACTTGGCGCAAGTCGACGCCGTATTTTCAGCGACATCGAATTGGGAATTTCTCCTCGCGGATGCATTGGTCGACTTGCCCCCCGTTGATTTTCTCCTGTTTGACTGCCCACCAAACTTGGGATTGCTGACGGTTATGAGTCTCTGTGCTGCTCGGGAAGTCTTTATTCCGCTCCAACCAGAGTTTCTCGCGCTCCACGGCCTTGGCAAGTTGGCTGAGACGGTTGGCGCCGTCAAGCAGCGCCTCAACCCTCCTTTGGAGATAACCGGTATCATCGCCACACGCTATCAAAAGCGAAAAAAATTGAATCGTGAAGTAATCGTCAAGATTCGGGAATATTTCGGTGATATCCTTTTTACTACGAAAATCCGTGACAATATTGCCGTGGCCGAAGCGCCGAGCTTTGGACAGGATATTTTCAGATATTCCCCGCACAGTAATGGGGCACTCGATTACATTAACCTTTGCCGCGAAATTGCGGCGCAATCGGGGCGGAATGATATGAGCGCCCCATGA
- a CDS encoding amphi-Trp domain-containing protein — MGKSKVKMEGIMELREVIAYLEDVVSNMKSGAICMTAGEDCVTLRPSSIVDVEMKASQKKDKEKFSIEISWRPANRTEEPSVTISGTSDESGM, encoded by the coding sequence ATGGGTAAGAGCAAAGTGAAGATGGAAGGCATCATGGAGTTACGAGAGGTTATTGCATACCTTGAAGACGTGGTGTCAAATATGAAGTCCGGAGCGATTTGCATGACCGCCGGGGAAGATTGTGTCACCTTGCGGCCGTCGAGCATTGTTGATGTGGAAATGAAGGCCTCGCAGAAGAAAGACAAAGAAAAATTTTCAATTGAAATCAGTTGGCGTCCGGCCAATCGAACAGAAGAGCCGAGCGTAACGATTTCGGGCACATCTGATGAGTCTGGCATGTAA
- a CDS encoding RsbRD N-terminal domain-containing protein, with amino-acid sequence MTKKLPLLIAQNRAKVEQKWFDAILSTYAPETATVWKKEKNRFANPVCHAFSVCIAAVIDYLVSNDADTDSRLEAAKPGLEEVVRIRAVQNFAPSEALTFLPLLKKVVREMFWNDLAGSDMAVEFLALESRIDVVLLLGLDIYSKCREKLFALRIKELKNTHATLLRRANLVCELSDTVPKS; translated from the coding sequence TTGACAAAAAAACTCCCACTCCTCATTGCACAAAACCGCGCGAAGGTGGAACAAAAGTGGTTCGACGCAATTTTGTCGACGTATGCTCCTGAAACCGCCACCGTGTGGAAAAAGGAAAAGAATCGCTTTGCAAACCCTGTTTGCCATGCCTTTTCTGTCTGTATCGCCGCCGTCATTGATTATCTTGTCAGCAACGATGCCGATACCGATAGCCGGTTGGAGGCCGCCAAACCTGGTTTGGAAGAGGTGGTTCGCATCCGCGCCGTTCAGAACTTTGCGCCGTCGGAAGCATTAACTTTTCTGCCTCTCCTGAAAAAAGTTGTCCGTGAGATGTTCTGGAACGATCTTGCAGGCTCCGACATGGCAGTGGAGTTCCTGGCACTCGAGTCACGTATCGACGTCGTCTTGCTGCTGGGCCTTGACATCTATAGCAAATGCCGGGAAAAGCTCTTCGCACTGCGCATCAAAGAGCTTAAGAATACGCACGCGACCCTGCTTCGGCGGGCGAACTTGGTCTGCGAACTTTCGGACACTGTCCCGAAATCGTAA
- the dsrM gene encoding sulfate reduction electron transfer complex DsrMKJOP subunit DsrM: MAAFFSLVAVAALMLIAYVGAGAGMQGFFGIFLPYVAIAVFIVGFVIKIYNWASAPVPFRIPTTAGQQKSLPWIKRNRFDNPTSGFETFVRMILEVVTFRSLFRNTSIQLDKEQGRVGFNSAKWLWLFALTFHYCFLLVLIRHLRFFLQPLPAGIANLDFMDSILQIGAPQLYITDIGILVGLGFLLLRRFFDSKVRYISLPSDYFPLFLILGIALTGMWMRYITKVDVINIKDLAYGLVTLSPVLPSNISATFFVHLFLVCVLFMYFPFSKLMHMGGVFLSPTRNLPNDSRIRRHINPWNDPEVKPHSYAAYEDDYREKMIEAGLPVEKEA, encoded by the coding sequence ATGGCAGCGTTTTTCTCTTTAGTTGCGGTAGCGGCGCTCATGCTCATCGCCTATGTAGGCGCGGGCGCCGGGATGCAGGGTTTTTTCGGCATATTTTTGCCGTACGTGGCAATCGCGGTTTTTATCGTCGGATTTGTCATCAAAATTTATAACTGGGCGTCTGCTCCCGTGCCGTTTCGGATTCCGACAACGGCTGGACAGCAAAAGTCCTTACCGTGGATCAAGCGGAATCGGTTTGATAACCCGACTTCGGGATTTGAGACCTTCGTTCGCATGATTCTCGAAGTCGTGACGTTCCGCTCCTTGTTTCGGAACACGTCCATTCAGCTCGACAAAGAACAAGGCCGGGTCGGATTTAATTCCGCGAAATGGCTGTGGTTGTTCGCGCTGACCTTTCATTACTGTTTTCTTTTGGTTCTGATCCGACACTTGCGTTTTTTCCTTCAACCCCTGCCTGCCGGTATTGCCAACCTCGATTTCATGGACAGCATCCTGCAGATCGGCGCTCCTCAGCTCTACATTACTGACATTGGTATTCTTGTTGGTCTGGGCTTCTTGCTCCTGCGCCGCTTTTTCGACTCGAAAGTCCGGTATATTTCTCTTCCGTCGGACTACTTCCCGCTTTTTCTCATTCTTGGAATTGCTCTCACCGGAATGTGGATGCGTTATATCACCAAGGTCGACGTCATCAATATTAAAGACCTCGCGTACGGACTGGTCACTCTGTCTCCCGTCCTTCCTTCGAATATTAGCGCGACCTTTTTTGTCCATTTATTTCTCGTGTGTGTGCTGTTCATGTACTTTCCTTTCAGCAAGCTCATGCACATGGGCGGCGTCTTTTTGAGCCCCACCCGCAACCTTCCGAATGACAGCCGCATCAGACGGCATATCAATCCTTGGAACGATCCTGAAGTTAAGCCGCATTCCTATGCCGCTTATGAAGATGATTACAGGGAAAAGATGATTGAGGCCGGATTGCCGGTGGAAAAGGAAGCGTAA
- the dsrK gene encoding sulfate reduction electron transfer complex DsrMKJOP subunit DsrK, which yields MAKMPPPEELLDIKYTTPVKGWMDIRPEFRPGVFSYPGKPDIIKGLGFPNSREWKPTDEDWKLPENWREIISEGFRERLKKYRSFKVFMDICVRCGACADKCHYFIGSGDPKNMPVLRAELLRSIYRNDFTFAGKILGKLAGARKMEEDVIKEWFMYFYQCTECRRCSLFCPYGIDTAEITMMARELLHLVGLNINWIMEPVSNCNRTGNHLGIQPHAYKDMMEFLIDDIEDITGIRVDPPVNKKGAEILFITPSGDIFADPGIFTYMGYLILFHELGLDYTWSTYASEGGNFGLFTNDTMMKKLNAKMYAEAERLGVKWILGGECGHMWRVINQYMDTMNGPADFLETPVSPITGTRFNAAAGTKMLHICEFTADLINNNKLKLDPSRNGNIKATFHDSCNPARAMGFFEEPRYIIKNVVPEFYEMPSNTIREQTFCCGGGAGLNNEEFMEMRLRGGLPRGSAVKFVRDNHDVNTLACICAIDRATLPPLCDYWAPGVNVAGVHELVGNAMILEGEQERTTDLRGEPLPGYEEE from the coding sequence ATGGCTAAGATGCCACCCCCAGAAGAATTACTGGATATCAAGTACACGACGCCCGTGAAGGGATGGATGGATATCCGTCCCGAATTTCGGCCGGGCGTTTTCAGTTATCCCGGCAAACCGGATATCATCAAAGGCCTGGGGTTCCCCAATTCCCGTGAATGGAAACCCACAGATGAAGACTGGAAACTTCCGGAAAACTGGCGCGAAATTATTTCGGAAGGCTTCCGTGAGCGCCTGAAGAAATACCGCTCGTTTAAAGTCTTCATGGACATTTGTGTACGCTGCGGTGCTTGCGCCGATAAGTGTCACTATTTCATTGGGTCGGGTGATCCGAAAAATATGCCCGTTCTGCGTGCTGAGCTTTTGCGTTCCATCTACCGCAACGACTTCACCTTTGCCGGAAAAATTCTTGGCAAGTTGGCCGGTGCACGCAAGATGGAAGAAGACGTGATCAAAGAATGGTTCATGTACTTCTATCAGTGCACGGAATGTCGCCGCTGTTCGCTTTTCTGCCCCTACGGCATCGACACCGCCGAAATCACCATGATGGCGCGTGAACTGCTGCATCTTGTCGGATTGAACATCAACTGGATCATGGAACCGGTCAGTAACTGTAACCGTACCGGGAACCACCTTGGTATCCAGCCGCATGCCTACAAAGACATGATGGAGTTCCTCATTGATGACATCGAGGATATTACCGGTATTCGTGTAGATCCGCCTGTCAACAAGAAGGGAGCTGAGATTCTGTTCATCACCCCTTCAGGTGACATCTTTGCCGACCCCGGTATCTTTACCTACATGGGCTATCTCATCTTGTTCCATGAGTTGGGACTGGATTACACGTGGTCCACATACGCATCTGAAGGCGGTAACTTCGGGCTTTTCACCAATGATACCATGATGAAAAAGCTCAATGCCAAAATGTACGCCGAAGCCGAACGCCTGGGTGTCAAATGGATTTTGGGTGGTGAATGTGGTCACATGTGGCGCGTCATCAACCAATACATGGATACCATGAACGGGCCGGCAGATTTCCTTGAAACACCGGTCAGCCCTATTACGGGAACTCGTTTTAACGCCGCTGCCGGTACAAAGATGCTGCATATCTGCGAATTTACCGCAGACCTCATCAATAACAACAAGCTCAAACTTGATCCTTCGCGTAACGGCAACATCAAAGCCACCTTTCATGACTCGTGCAACCCGGCGCGTGCCATGGGCTTTTTCGAAGAACCGCGCTACATCATTAAAAATGTGGTTCCCGAATTCTACGAAATGCCCTCCAACACCATCCGTGAGCAAACATTCTGCTGCGGTGGTGGTGCCGGTTTGAACAACGAAGAGTTCATGGAGATGCGCCTGCGTGGTGGGCTGCCTCGAGGCAGCGCCGTGAAGTTTGTGCGCGATAATCATGATGTCAATACGTTGGCCTGCATCTGCGCCATCGACCGCGCCACCTTGCCTCCGCTTTGCGATTACTGGGCTCCTGGCGTTAACGTGGCCGGTGTCCACGAACTTGTGGGCAACGCCATGATCTTAGAGGGCGAGCAGGAACGTACTACCGACCTGCGCGGGGAACCCTTGCCCGGTTACGAGGAGGAATAA
- the dsrJ gene encoding sulfate reduction electron transfer complex DsrMKJOP subunit DsrJ, giving the protein MYNAKYIVPGLLVFLALVLMPFFFKGDKDFDVKLELPKDVKQCVMATEWMRTSHMQLLNEWRTEVIRDGERIFVNAEGKEYSKSLTNTCMRCHDNKEKFCDQCHNAVGVAPYCWDCHNTSPTGANQ; this is encoded by the coding sequence ATGTATAACGCGAAATATATCGTACCCGGCCTGCTCGTGTTTCTTGCTCTTGTGTTGATGCCCTTTTTCTTCAAGGGAGATAAGGACTTCGACGTAAAACTTGAATTGCCGAAGGATGTCAAGCAATGTGTCATGGCAACCGAATGGATGCGTACTTCCCACATGCAACTGCTTAATGAATGGCGAACGGAAGTCATTCGCGACGGCGAACGCATCTTTGTCAATGCCGAAGGCAAGGAATACAGCAAGAGCCTGACGAACACCTGTATGCGCTGCCACGACAACAAAGAAAAGTTCTGTGACCAGTGCCACAATGCTGTGGGTGTTGCTCCCTATTGCTGGGATTGCCACAACACTTCTCCGACGGGGGCGAATCAATGA
- the dsrO gene encoding sulfate reduction electron transfer complex DsrMKJOP subunit DsrO — protein sequence MKKDRRTVLKMAGVAALGVGAAKLSFLADGTAQASEAKSTVPTVENFQHPLKAEQWSFVVFANKMTPEIREKMAHACHSIHNVPNIPTKQNIKWLWSAPFEQAFPNQHNHHLAEGVEENDYLLLCNHCEQPPCVRVCPTQATFKDPRNGIVKMDWHRCIGCRYCMAGCPYGARSFNFQNPRPFIEKINPTFPTRTRGVVEKCTFCSERLAQGLAPACVEASEGTMIFGDLKDPKSEVREALKEHFTIRRKPDAGTQPCVYYVI from the coding sequence ATGAAAAAGGATAGACGTACAGTATTGAAAATGGCGGGAGTTGCCGCCCTTGGCGTCGGAGCAGCCAAGCTGAGCTTCTTGGCTGATGGCACCGCCCAGGCCAGTGAAGCGAAATCCACCGTTCCTACGGTCGAAAACTTTCAGCACCCGTTGAAGGCCGAGCAGTGGTCGTTTGTCGTCTTTGCCAACAAGATGACTCCGGAAATCCGCGAGAAAATGGCCCATGCGTGTCACTCGATCCACAACGTGCCCAATATTCCGACCAAACAGAACATCAAATGGTTGTGGTCGGCGCCTTTTGAACAGGCATTCCCGAATCAGCATAATCATCACCTTGCTGAAGGTGTTGAAGAAAACGACTACTTGTTGCTGTGCAACCATTGTGAGCAGCCTCCCTGCGTGCGCGTCTGCCCGACGCAAGCCACGTTTAAGGACCCCCGCAATGGCATCGTGAAGATGGACTGGCACCGCTGCATCGGCTGCCGCTATTGCATGGCCGGTTGCCCGTACGGTGCACGGAGTTTCAACTTCCAGAATCCTCGGCCTTTCATTGAGAAGATCAACCCGACATTCCCTACACGGACTCGAGGGGTTGTTGAAAAGTGCACGTTCTGCTCCGAACGCTTGGCTCAGGGCTTGGCCCCGGCCTGCGTCGAGGCCTCTGAAGGCACGATGATCTTCGGCGATCTGAAAGATCCGAAATCGGAAGTCCGCGAAGCGCTGAAAGAGCATTTCACCATCCGTCGCAAACCTGACGCCGGCACCCAGCCTTGCGTCTACTACGTCATATAA
- the dsrP gene encoding sulfate reduction electron transfer complex DsrMKJOP subunit DsrP → MLEKALKGSPRYWGLLFALLAIIGLGAGFYLYQLTVGLKVTGMSRDVSWGFYIAQFTYLVGVAASAVMLVLPYYFHHFKAFSKMIILGEFLAIASVVMCLGFIVVDIGSPQRMLNVMLYPTPHSILFWDMIVLNGYLLLNLVIGWTSLSAHRKKMDPPKWVKPLVYTSIIWAFSIHTVTAFLYAGLPGRHYWLTAIMAARFLASAFCSGPAILLLLTLLLRKLTKFDPGKEAIKALSTIITYAMCVNVFFFLLEVFTSFYSNIPGHMAPLVYLFSGIDGHAELVPFMWTATILGLGSLLFLIPPSIRYNEKALPIALIALVIATWIDKGMGLIVAGFNPTPFETITPYMPTVPELLISCMIYATGGLVLTVLWKVAKEVRLELEGKG, encoded by the coding sequence ATGCTTGAAAAAGCCTTGAAAGGAAGCCCGAGGTACTGGGGACTGCTCTTCGCGCTTCTCGCCATAATCGGCCTGGGCGCGGGATTCTACCTGTACCAGCTCACTGTTGGCCTGAAAGTTACCGGTATGAGCCGTGACGTATCCTGGGGCTTCTATATTGCCCAGTTTACGTATCTCGTCGGCGTGGCCGCTTCGGCCGTTATGCTGGTGCTTCCCTATTATTTTCATCATTTCAAAGCCTTCAGCAAGATGATCATCCTTGGTGAGTTCCTTGCAATCGCCTCGGTCGTCATGTGTTTGGGCTTTATCGTTGTTGATATCGGTTCTCCGCAACGTATGCTCAACGTCATGCTGTACCCGACGCCGCATTCGATTCTGTTCTGGGACATGATCGTTCTGAACGGTTACCTCCTGCTCAATCTCGTTATCGGCTGGACGAGCCTGTCGGCGCATCGGAAAAAAATGGATCCGCCCAAGTGGGTTAAGCCGCTGGTCTATACTTCCATTATCTGGGCCTTTTCCATTCACACGGTCACGGCCTTCTTGTACGCCGGTCTGCCGGGTCGTCACTACTGGTTGACCGCCATCATGGCTGCTCGCTTCCTTGCTTCGGCGTTCTGCTCCGGGCCGGCTATTCTGCTGCTGCTGACGCTGTTGCTCAGAAAACTGACTAAGTTTGATCCGGGCAAAGAAGCCATCAAGGCGTTGTCCACGATTATTACGTATGCGATGTGTGTGAACGTCTTCTTCTTCCTGCTCGAAGTGTTCACCTCCTTCTACAGCAATATTCCTGGCCACATGGCACCGCTGGTCTACCTCTTCTCGGGTATCGATGGACACGCTGAACTCGTGCCCTTCATGTGGACTGCTACCATTTTGGGACTTGGTTCTTTGCTTTTCCTTATTCCGCCTTCGATTCGTTACAATGAAAAGGCTTTGCCCATTGCGCTTATCGCTCTGGTTATCGCAACCTGGATCGATAAGGGGATGGGCCTCATCGTTGCCGGTTTCAACCCGACGCCGTTTGAAACCATTACTCCCTACATGCCGACCGTGCCGGAACTCCTTATTTCCTGCATGATCTACGCAACGGGTGGTTTGGTTCTGACGGTTCTGTGGAAAGTGGCGAAAGAAGTTCGTCTTGAGCTTGAAGGCAAAGGCTAA